The following are encoded in a window of Vicia villosa cultivar HV-30 ecotype Madison, WI unplaced genomic scaffold, Vvil1.0 ctg.006034F_1_1, whole genome shotgun sequence genomic DNA:
- the LOC131642891 gene encoding uncharacterized protein LOC131642891 has product MVRIGESVFHHSLSGKVPMETTKNMSRKFTPIKDVNDSKETWRLAVRVVDVWSVINNKGKEHMEMVIMGASGDRIQVLIRSDHTPKWKERIRENMSCIINNGTVYDNDFQWKLCDHDKKFVFIGGTTVKEVDIQNLPPKRFFFKDFSDILAGNYELNRLEDIIGVVQEINNFQYNNSGKKSFVSLSLKDLKGVTVNCTIWESYGINFLDFYHDEKNSGAIVTVLTHAMIKETQVSNGWSGSILLINEDIPEITEYLSKLPANEQTEKPSQSSKGASLWSSASQFTPVKSFVHKAKRISLSDLCKVKQDMLCVTVGTTQKFFVSKHGWFYYGCTKCSLKAYDVNNPYKCSCGQNVEHAIPRYRVDIYVIDGESKFRFVFWDTDCADIIGKSADSIYKAMLEKVVIKPLTVTIQIETLNNK; this is encoded by the exons ATGGTACGCATTGGTGAAAGTGTTTTCCATCATAGTCTCTCAGGTAAGGTTCCAATGGAGACGACAAAG AATATGAGTCGAAAATTTACCCCCATTAAGGATGTTAATGATTCAAAGGAAACTTGGAGATTGGCCGTTCGAGTTGTTGATGTATGGAGTGTTATCAACAACAAGGGTAAGGAGCATATGGAGATGGTTATAATGGGCGCATCG GGTGATAGGATACAAGTTTTGATTCGTTCTGACCATACACCGAAATGGAAAGAACGAATACGTGAAAACATGTCTTGCATAATCAACAATGGAACTGTTTATGATAACGATTTTCAGTGGAAGCTTTGTGATCATGACAAGAAGTTTGTGTTTATTGGTGGTACGACTGTGAAGGAAGTTGATATTCAGAACCTTCCTCCcaaaagattttttttcaaaGACTTTTCTGATATTCTTGCAGGCAATTATGAGCTGAACCGACTTGAAG ATATTATTGGTGTAGTTCAGGAAATCAACAATTTTCAATATAACAATTCTGGAAAAAAGTCATTTGTTTCATTGAGTCttaaagacttgaa AGGTGTCACCGTTAACTGCACAATATGGGAGAGCTACGGAATAAATTTTTTGGATTTCTACCATGATGAAAAAAACAGTGGTGCTATTGTAACTGTACTAACTCATGCAATGATAAAGGAAACACAAG TCTCAAATGGATGGAGTGGATCTATATTGCTTATTAACGAAGACATTCCAGAGATAACTGAGTATTTATCAAA GTTACCTGCAAATGAGCAGACTGAAAAGCCTTCGCAGTCCTCAAAGGGTGCGTCTCTTTGGTCTAGTGCCTCTCAATTCACCCCAGTTAAAAGTTTCGTCCATAAGGCCAAACGTATATCTTTGAGTGACCTCTGCAAGGTGAAACAG GACATGTTATGTGTTACTGTTGGAACAACTCAAAAGTTTTTTGTCTCAAAACATGGTTGGTTTTATTATGGATGTACTAAATGTTCTTTAAAGGCATATGATGTGAACAATCCATACAAATGTTCATGTGGACAGAATGTAGAACATGCCATACCAAG GTATCGAGTTGACATATATGTAATTgatggtgaatcaaaatttcgcTTTGTGTTTTGGGACACTGACTGTGCCGACATTATTGGAAAGTCTGCTGATAGTATTTATAAAGCAATGCTTGAG AAAGTAGTTATCAAACCATTAACTGTTACAATCCAAATAGAAACtctgaataataaataa